Proteins from a genomic interval of Nocardia sp. BMG51109:
- a CDS encoding ABC transporter ATP-binding protein, with amino-acid sequence MIEVTGLTKRFGTSVAVDDLTFTVKPGQVTGFLGPNGAGKSTTMRMILGLDRPTAGTAVIQGKPYRELDHPLRTVGALLEAKWVHPNRSARAHLRWMAATNGIPQSRVEEVLRLVGLSEVAGKKAGGFSLGMSQRLGLAAALLGDPPVLMFDEPVNGLDPEGILWIRRFMQRLAGEGRTVLVSSHLLSEMAQTADHLVVIGRGKLIADTGTKEFIEHASEATVRVRSPQLDQLRSLLTSHGMTVREDEAALLVVGQTSDDVGKLAGENGVTLYELAPQRASLEDAFMRLTGDAVQYHGGGIESAGATGPEAAARVTTEGPADAGSYTAMGGAL; translated from the coding sequence ATGATCGAAGTGACTGGCCTGACCAAGCGGTTCGGCACCTCCGTCGCTGTCGACGATCTGACGTTCACCGTCAAGCCCGGCCAGGTGACCGGATTCCTCGGCCCCAACGGCGCCGGTAAGTCGACCACGATGCGCATGATTCTGGGCCTGGATCGGCCCACGGCGGGCACCGCCGTGATCCAGGGCAAGCCGTACCGCGAACTGGACCATCCGCTACGCACCGTCGGTGCGCTGCTGGAGGCCAAGTGGGTACATCCCAACCGTTCGGCCCGCGCGCACCTGCGCTGGATGGCGGCGACGAACGGCATTCCGCAGTCCCGGGTGGAGGAGGTGCTGCGCCTGGTCGGCCTCAGCGAGGTCGCCGGTAAGAAGGCCGGCGGCTTCTCGCTCGGCATGTCGCAGCGGCTGGGCCTGGCGGCCGCCCTGCTCGGCGACCCGCCGGTGCTGATGTTCGACGAGCCGGTCAACGGCCTGGATCCGGAGGGCATCCTGTGGATCCGCCGGTTCATGCAGCGGCTGGCCGGCGAGGGCCGCACGGTGCTGGTCTCCAGCCACCTGCTGTCGGAGATGGCGCAGACGGCCGACCATCTGGTCGTCATCGGGCGCGGCAAGTTGATCGCCGACACCGGTACCAAGGAATTCATAGAGCATGCCTCGGAAGCGACCGTGCGCGTGCGCAGTCCGCAGCTCGATCAGCTGCGCAGCCTGCTCACCTCCCACGGCATGACGGTGCGCGAGGACGAGGCGGCGCTGCTGGTCGTCGGCCAGACCAGCGACGACGTCGGCAAGCTCGCCGGCGAGAACGGCGTCACCCTGTACGAGCTGGCGCCGCAGCGGGCCTCGCTCGAGGACGCGTTCATGCGATTGACCGGTGATGCCGTGCAGTATCACGGTGGGGGTATCGAATCGGCGGGAGCGACGGGCCCGGAGGCGGCAGCTCGCGTAACCACGGAGGGCCCCGCGGACGCCGGATCCTACACAGCGATGGGAGGGGCGCTCTGA
- a CDS encoding molybdopterin-dependent oxidoreductase yields MTAREVATYCRICEPLCGLIATVEDGRLVRLRADKDHPLSRGFACPKGIAFTEVQNDPDRVLYPLRRTADGSFERVSWETALDDIGARLRALIDAHGRESLGWYFGNPSTFSYSHTLWTAGFQIAAGLRHVYSAGSQDVNNRFVASHLLYGSLTSVPVPDLDSTDFLLMVGANPVVSHGSVVSAPRIRDKLADITKRGGRVVVVDPRRSETARMFEHVGVRADTDAWLLASMLQVIFDEGLEDAAVLREQAAGVDRLRAAVARFTPAATAPVTGLDPDVVRTLARDLAAAPRAAVYGRTGTCLGRHATLVSVLLDSLAVVTGNLDRRGGSVFGKELVAVSELNARLGLVGYGSSRSRIGDFPDVLRTFPAAIMAKEITTPGTGQLRALFTSAGNPVLSVPGSDELASALRQLDLFVSIDLYLNDSNRMADYVLPATTFLERDDAPLPFTALAPIPFTQYTEAVLEPYGEARQEWEIVDEIARRIGVQPFAFGPLARWIGELRRRVPGGRAARLSPRLLLDLALRTGPYGDRFGLRRNGISLRTLRRHPHGMVLADRVETGVLRKVVQHKDRRVQLADPRIIDELRELSAPPHDPAYPLRVIGMRELKSHNSWMHNAESLMGRREHAARIHPEDAAVAGIADGDRCRVSSAHGSIEVTARLSEDMTQGTVAIPHGWGHTGGGWRRANEAGGANINVLMSTEIVDVERLAGMAHLNGVPIRLDPVTAA; encoded by the coding sequence ATGACAGCACGCGAGGTTGCGACGTACTGCCGAATCTGTGAACCGCTCTGCGGATTGATCGCCACCGTCGAGGACGGCCGGCTGGTGCGGTTGCGGGCCGACAAGGACCATCCGCTGTCGCGGGGTTTCGCCTGTCCCAAGGGAATCGCGTTCACCGAGGTGCAGAACGACCCGGACCGGGTGCTGTATCCGTTGCGCCGCACCGCCGATGGCTCGTTCGAGCGGGTGTCGTGGGAGACGGCCCTCGACGATATCGGCGCCCGGCTGCGCGCGCTCATCGATGCGCACGGACGGGAAAGCCTGGGCTGGTATTTCGGCAATCCGTCGACGTTCTCCTATTCGCACACGCTGTGGACGGCCGGGTTCCAGATCGCCGCCGGGCTGCGGCACGTGTATTCGGCCGGTTCGCAGGACGTCAACAACCGGTTCGTGGCCAGCCACCTGCTGTACGGCTCGCTGACCAGCGTCCCGGTGCCGGATCTGGACAGCACCGACTTCCTGCTGATGGTCGGCGCGAATCCCGTTGTGTCGCACGGCAGTGTGGTCAGCGCGCCGCGCATCCGCGACAAGCTGGCCGATATCACCAAGCGCGGCGGCCGGGTGGTCGTGGTCGATCCGCGGCGCTCGGAGACGGCCCGGATGTTCGAACACGTCGGGGTGCGGGCGGATACGGACGCCTGGCTGCTGGCGTCGATGCTGCAGGTGATCTTCGACGAGGGGTTGGAGGACGCGGCCGTGCTGCGCGAGCAGGCCGCCGGGGTGGACCGATTGCGTGCCGCGGTGGCCCGTTTCACGCCCGCGGCGACCGCGCCGGTGACCGGGCTCGATCCGGATGTCGTGCGCACGCTGGCGCGGGATCTGGCCGCGGCCCCGCGGGCGGCCGTGTACGGGCGCACCGGAACCTGCCTGGGGCGGCACGCGACCCTGGTGTCGGTTCTGCTCGACTCGCTGGCCGTGGTGACCGGAAACCTGGACCGCCGAGGCGGTTCGGTGTTCGGTAAGGAGCTGGTGGCGGTCTCCGAACTCAATGCGCGACTGGGACTGGTCGGATACGGCTCGAGCCGTTCGCGGATCGGCGATTTCCCGGATGTGCTGCGCACCTTCCCGGCCGCGATCATGGCCAAGGAGATCACCACCCCCGGCACGGGGCAGCTGCGGGCCCTGTTCACCTCGGCCGGCAATCCGGTGCTGTCGGTGCCGGGGAGCGACGAACTCGCCTCGGCGCTGCGGCAACTCGACCTGTTCGTCTCGATCGACCTGTATCTCAACGACAGCAACCGCATGGCCGACTACGTGCTGCCGGCCACCACCTTCCTGGAACGCGACGACGCGCCGCTGCCGTTCACCGCGCTCGCCCCGATTCCGTTCACGCAGTACACCGAGGCGGTGCTGGAACCGTACGGCGAGGCACGCCAGGAATGGGAGATCGTCGACGAGATCGCCCGGCGGATCGGCGTGCAGCCCTTCGCCTTCGGTCCGCTCGCCCGGTGGATCGGGGAACTGCGCAGGCGGGTTCCGGGCGGTCGCGCCGCGCGCCTGTCGCCCCGGCTGCTGCTGGATCTGGCGCTGCGCACCGGGCCGTACGGCGACCGGTTCGGCCTGCGCCGCAACGGGATCAGCCTGCGCACGCTGCGCCGGCACCCGCACGGCATGGTGCTGGCCGACCGCGTCGAGACCGGCGTGCTGCGAAAGGTGGTGCAGCACAAGGATCGCCGCGTGCAGCTGGCCGACCCGCGGATCATCGACGAACTGCGCGAGCTGTCCGCGCCGCCGCACGATCCCGCCTACCCGCTGCGCGTGATCGGGATGCGCGAGCTGAAGTCCCACAACTCCTGGATGCACAACGCCGAGTCGCTGATGGGCCGCCGCGAGCACGCCGCCCGCATCCACCCCGAGGACGCCGCCGTCGCCGGCATCGCCGACGGCGACCGCTGCCGGGTCAGCTCCGCGCACGGCTCCATCGAGGTGACGGCCCGGCTCAGCGAGGACATGACCCAGGGCACCGTCGCCATCCCGCACGGCTGGGGCCACACCGGCGGCGGCTGGCGGCGCGCGAACGAGGCCGGCGGCGCCAACATCAACGTCCTGATGTCCACCGAGATCGTCGACGTGGAACGCCTCGCCGGCATGGCCCACCTCAACGGCGTACCCATCCGCCTCGACCCGGTCACGGCCGCCTGA
- a CDS encoding ABC transporter permease — protein MGVLTAERIKLTSTRSPWWCTASVVVIGLGLAAVFGLVANASYGKEGGLEITMSEAVSGLTGLGVMILMIMATLTVTSEYRFGIIRTTFQATPNRIQVIATKAGLVAVFGAVLTAVLAVLAFGIAKMITGSDAGAHLTLSTAADWRGLIGVPLYAFLGSVLAVAIGALVRQSAAAIALIVLWPMLVEPLAGAFGSFGRNVQPFLPFANMQRFLGGEGAGNWHWGPWGGLIYFTVFVAVVLGAALYTVEKRDA, from the coding sequence ATGGGCGTGTTGACGGCGGAACGAATCAAGCTCACCTCCACCCGCTCGCCCTGGTGGTGCACCGCGTCGGTGGTGGTGATCGGCCTGGGCCTGGCGGCCGTGTTCGGCCTGGTGGCCAACGCCTCCTACGGGAAGGAGGGCGGCCTCGAGATCACCATGTCGGAGGCGGTGTCCGGCCTCACCGGCCTGGGCGTGATGATCCTGATGATCATGGCGACGCTGACGGTGACCAGCGAATACCGCTTCGGCATCATCCGCACCACCTTCCAGGCGACGCCGAACCGGATCCAGGTGATCGCCACCAAGGCCGGTCTGGTCGCCGTGTTCGGCGCCGTGCTCACCGCGGTGCTGGCGGTGCTGGCCTTCGGCATCGCCAAGATGATCACCGGTTCGGATGCCGGGGCGCATCTGACCCTGTCCACCGCCGCGGACTGGCGCGGGCTGATCGGCGTGCCGCTGTACGCCTTCCTCGGCTCGGTCCTGGCCGTGGCCATCGGGGCGCTGGTGCGCCAGTCCGCCGCCGCGATCGCGCTGATCGTGCTGTGGCCGATGCTGGTAGAGCCCTTGGCAGGCGCTTTCGGCAGCTTCGGGCGCAATGTGCAGCCGTTCCTGCCGTTCGCAAACATGCAGCGCTTCCTCGGCGGCGAGGGCGCCGGAAACTGGCACTGGGGTCCCTGGGGCGGCCTGATCTACTTCACGGTCTTCGTGGCCGTCGTCCTCGGTGCCGCGCTGTATACCGTGGAGAAACGAGACGCCTGA
- a CDS encoding glutamate ABC transporter substrate-binding protein, which translates to MRGRMTALVLAAVAAVATGCGDRPATPTGGTVGYSAPLPAKAAMAQTDSPPPPPVDQSCDATASLRPGTGGPTVDAIRARGRLLVGLDPGSNLFSFRDPISGALVGFDTDIAREIARDLFGDPERIEYRILGSADRERALQEHTVDVVVKTMTITCERRQRVDFSSTYFLSHQRVLAVKNSGITGLDDLAGKRVCVASGTTSLDLIRRNQPAASIMTVPAWADCLVVLQQRQVDAISTDDALLAGLVAQDRSYTEMVGDNLSDEPYGVGIPKGNDDMVRFVNRTLERLRTDGTWERMYQNWLTVLGPSPGPPQPRYRD; encoded by the coding sequence ATGAGGGGACGAATGACGGCGCTGGTGCTGGCCGCGGTCGCCGCCGTGGCCACCGGCTGCGGCGACCGTCCGGCGACGCCGACCGGCGGCACCGTCGGCTACTCCGCGCCGCTGCCGGCGAAAGCGGCTATGGCACAGACCGATTCGCCGCCCCCGCCGCCGGTCGATCAGAGCTGCGACGCCACCGCCAGCCTGCGGCCCGGCACGGGCGGCCCCACGGTGGACGCCATCCGGGCCCGCGGCAGGTTGCTGGTCGGCCTGGATCCCGGCAGCAACCTGTTCAGCTTCCGCGATCCGATCAGCGGCGCGCTGGTCGGGTTCGACACCGATATCGCCAGGGAGATCGCCCGCGACCTGTTCGGCGATCCGGAACGGATCGAGTACCGCATCCTCGGCTCCGCCGACCGCGAGCGCGCCCTGCAGGAGCACACCGTCGACGTGGTGGTCAAGACCATGACGATCACCTGCGAGCGCCGGCAGCGGGTCGACTTCTCGAGCACGTATTTCCTGTCGCACCAGCGGGTGCTGGCGGTGAAGAACTCGGGCATCACCGGACTCGACGACCTGGCGGGCAAGCGGGTGTGCGTGGCGTCGGGGACGACGTCGCTGGATCTGATCCGGCGCAACCAGCCCGCGGCGTCCATCATGACCGTGCCCGCCTGGGCCGACTGCCTGGTCGTGCTGCAACAGCGTCAGGTCGACGCGATCAGCACCGACGACGCGCTGCTGGCGGGCCTGGTGGCGCAGGACCGGTCGTACACCGAGATGGTCGGCGACAATCTCAGCGACGAGCCGTACGGCGTCGGCATCCCGAAGGGCAACGACGACATGGTGCGCTTCGTCAACCGCACCCTGGAGCGCCTGCGCACCGACGGCACCTGGGAGCGCATGTACCAGAACTGGCTGACGGTGCTCGGCCCCTCCCCCGGACCACCGCAGCCGAGATACCGGGACTGA
- the thiS gene encoding sulfur carrier protein ThiS produces MTATIPIGVTVNGQDHEFAEQLTVRELLDRLGLPCRGIALAVDGAVFPKSRWDEPVGRGWEIEVLTAVQGG; encoded by the coding sequence ATGACAGCAACGATTCCGATCGGGGTCACCGTCAACGGGCAGGATCACGAATTCGCCGAGCAGCTCACGGTGCGTGAGCTGCTCGACCGGCTGGGGCTGCCGTGCCGGGGGATCGCGCTCGCCGTGGACGGCGCCGTCTTCCCCAAGTCCCGCTGGGACGAGCCCGTCGGCCGGGGCTGGGAGATCGAGGTGCTCACGGCGGTGCAGGGTGGCTAG
- a CDS encoding thiazole synthase, giving the protein METAAAVEPLRIADRAFGSRLIMGTGGAENLAVLEEALLASGTELTTVAMRRVDAAGGTGVLDLLKRLDISPLPNTAGCRTAAEAVLTARLAREALDTEWVKLEVIADERTLLPDAIELVGAAEQLVDDGFVVLPYTTDDPVLARRLEDAGCAAVMPLGSPIGTGLGIANPHNIEMIVAAAGVPVILDAGIGTASDAALAMELGCSAVLLATAVTRARRPALMAEAMARAVEAGYLAREAGRIPKRFWAQASSPEL; this is encoded by the coding sequence ATCGAGACCGCCGCCGCCGTCGAACCGCTGCGGATCGCCGACCGTGCCTTCGGTTCCCGGCTGATCATGGGCACCGGCGGCGCCGAGAACCTCGCGGTGCTGGAGGAGGCGCTGCTGGCGTCGGGGACCGAGCTGACGACGGTCGCCATGCGCCGGGTCGACGCCGCCGGCGGCACCGGCGTGCTCGATCTGCTGAAACGACTGGATATTTCGCCGCTGCCGAACACCGCCGGATGCCGCACCGCGGCCGAGGCGGTGCTGACCGCGCGGCTGGCCCGGGAGGCCCTCGACACCGAGTGGGTCAAGCTCGAGGTGATCGCCGACGAGCGCACCCTGCTGCCGGACGCCATCGAATTGGTCGGCGCCGCGGAGCAATTGGTCGACGACGGTTTCGTCGTGCTGCCCTACACCACCGACGATCCGGTGCTGGCCCGGCGCCTCGAGGACGCCGGATGCGCGGCCGTGATGCCGCTGGGCTCGCCGATCGGCACCGGGCTGGGCATCGCCAATCCGCACAACATCGAGATGATCGTCGCGGCGGCGGGCGTTCCGGTGATCCTGGACGCGGGCATCGGCACCGCCAGCGACGCCGCGCTGGCGATGGAACTGGGCTGCTCGGCGGTGCTGCTGGCCACCGCGGTCACCCGGGCCCGCCGCCCGGCGCTGATGGCCGAGGCCATGGCCCGCGCGGTCGAGGCCGGATATCTGGCGCGCGAGGCCGGCCGGATTCCCAAGCGCTTCTGGGCGCAGGCGTCGTCACCGGAGCTTTGA
- the thiE gene encoding thiamine phosphate synthase, translating into MQPSRPNRPTAPRERLASALLYLCTDARRDKGDLARFAEAALAGGVDIIQLRDKGSAGEARFGPLEARAELGALAELKAATRRHGALLAVNDRADIALAAGADVLHLGQDDLPPWYARKIVGPDVVIGRSTHSREQASLAATEEHIDYFCTGPVWTTPTKPGRSAAGMDLVHTTAESSPARPWFAIGGIDHERLPEVLDAGATRVVVVRAITEAGDPEAAARELKQRLAGNAGN; encoded by the coding sequence GTGCAACCGTCCCGTCCGAACCGACCCACCGCTCCCCGAGAACGCCTGGCCTCGGCCCTGCTCTACCTCTGCACCGACGCCAGACGTGACAAAGGCGACCTCGCCCGGTTCGCCGAGGCGGCGCTGGCCGGCGGGGTCGACATCATCCAGCTGCGCGACAAGGGTTCGGCCGGCGAGGCCCGGTTCGGCCCGCTGGAGGCGCGCGCCGAACTCGGCGCGCTGGCCGAGCTGAAGGCCGCCACCCGCCGCCACGGCGCGCTGCTCGCGGTGAACGACCGCGCCGATATCGCGCTCGCCGCCGGCGCCGACGTACTGCATCTGGGCCAGGACGATCTCCCGCCCTGGTACGCCCGCAAGATCGTCGGCCCGGACGTGGTGATCGGCCGATCCACGCACAGCCGCGAGCAGGCGAGCCTGGCGGCAACCGAGGAGCACATCGACTACTTCTGCACCGGCCCGGTGTGGACCACGCCGACCAAGCCCGGCCGCAGCGCCGCCGGCATGGACCTGGTGCACACCACCGCCGAGTCCTCGCCGGCCCGCCCCTGGTTCGCCATCGGCGGCATCGACCACGAGCGCCTCCCGGAGGTTCTCGACGCCGGGGCCACCCGCGTCGTGGTCGTCCGCGCCATCACCGAGGCCGGCGATCCGGAGGCGGCCGCCCGCGAACTCAAGCAGCGGCTGGCCGGCAACGCCGGGAACTGA
- a CDS encoding adenylate/guanylate cyclase domain-containing protein, whose product MVSANQRADVIGAIRRARENLPGDPAFGDPLSVSGPGGARAVARVADRLVGDSPSAAKEIGLGALQVWQAMLERVGRGKGGQEMTVMFTDLVAFSSWSLSVGDEATLELLRRVAKAIEPPIVDRGGRVVKRMGDGVMAVFASPDRAVQAAVAAKESLAAVEVSGYRPRMRIGLHTGSPREIGSDWLGVDVTIAARVMEAGGNGNMMLSAPTLQALHPETLAALSYAPKPYRRSFFAAPLSGVPEDLRIYRLDED is encoded by the coding sequence ATGGTCTCCGCCAACCAGCGCGCCGACGTGATCGGCGCGATCCGCCGGGCACGCGAAAACCTGCCCGGCGACCCGGCTTTCGGCGATCCGCTGTCGGTGTCGGGCCCGGGCGGTGCGCGCGCGGTGGCCCGGGTGGCCGACCGGCTGGTCGGTGACTCACCCAGTGCCGCAAAGGAGATCGGCCTGGGCGCCCTGCAGGTCTGGCAGGCGATGCTGGAGCGGGTGGGCCGCGGCAAGGGCGGCCAGGAGATGACGGTGATGTTCACCGATCTGGTGGCCTTCTCCAGCTGGTCGCTGTCGGTCGGCGACGAGGCGACCCTCGAGCTGCTGCGCCGGGTCGCCAAGGCCATCGAGCCGCCGATCGTGGATCGCGGCGGCCGGGTGGTGAAGCGAATGGGCGACGGCGTGATGGCGGTGTTCGCCTCGCCGGACCGGGCGGTGCAGGCGGCGGTCGCCGCGAAGGAGAGCCTGGCGGCCGTGGAGGTGTCGGGCTATCGGCCGCGGATGCGCATCGGCCTGCATACCGGCAGCCCGCGCGAGATCGGCAGCGACTGGCTGGGTGTCGACGTGACGATAGCCGCCCGGGTCATGGAGGCCGGTGGTAACGGCAACATGATGCTGTCGGCGCCCACGCTCCAGGCACTGCATCCGGAAACGCTTGCGGCACTGAGTTATGCGCCCAAGCCCTATCGGCGCAGCTTCTTCGCGGCACCGCTGAGCGGGGTGCCGGAGGATCTGCGGATCTACCGGCTGGACGAGGACTGA
- a CDS encoding NUDIX hydrolase, translating into MRGDGDGFLKSPDGTRQWGLFGAAGLLLRAPRAGGGAVVLLQHRAPWSHQGGTWALPGGARDSHETSVRAAVREAHEEAGILPAAVRVRGERVTAEAPSGWTYTTVVADVPEPLPTTANRESMELAWVPEEEVDARPLHPGFAAAWPSLRAESARVSLDEVGDAEAVAAALPRTIDLADDGFVWLHSNGLGGRSARICAPADDVSMDVAGNVLFLTMAQVLS; encoded by the coding sequence ATGCGTGGTGACGGAGACGGCTTCCTGAAATCCCCGGACGGGACGCGGCAGTGGGGCCTGTTCGGAGCGGCCGGACTGTTGCTGCGGGCCCCGCGCGCGGGCGGCGGTGCCGTGGTGTTGCTGCAGCACCGGGCGCCGTGGAGCCATCAGGGCGGCACCTGGGCACTGCCCGGCGGCGCCCGCGACAGCCACGAGACCAGCGTGCGGGCGGCGGTGCGGGAGGCGCACGAGGAGGCCGGAATCCTCCCGGCGGCGGTGCGGGTGCGCGGCGAGCGGGTGACGGCGGAGGCGCCCAGCGGCTGGACCTACACCACGGTCGTCGCCGATGTGCCGGAACCCCTGCCCACCACCGCCAATCGGGAGAGCATGGAGCTGGCCTGGGTGCCCGAGGAGGAGGTGGACGCGCGTCCGCTGCATCCGGGTTTCGCGGCGGCGTGGCCGTCGCTGCGGGCCGAGTCGGCCCGGGTCAGCCTGGACGAGGTGGGCGATGCCGAGGCGGTAGCGGCGGCGTTGCCGCGCACCATCGACCTGGCCGACGACGGGTTCGTCTGGCTGCATTCGAACGGCCTGGGCGGGCGGTCGGCACGGATCTGCGCCCCGGCGGACGACGTCTCGATGGATGTGGCCGGAAATGTGTTGTTCCTCACGATGGCGCAGGTGTTGTCTTGA
- the thiO gene encoding glycine oxidase ThiO, giving the protein MRTLAVVGGGVIGLSVAWRAAESGWSVTVFDPAAGSGASWVAGGMLAPLSEGWPGEDEALEFGAAALARWPEFADRIRAATGVPVFVAEQTLTVALDAADAADLRTIADFVTGHGHELRLLDRPGVREVEPDLARTVRAGLLAPTEPAVDNRALVEALRRCCARAGVHIRAESVSAVDDLDHDRIVLATGAAAARLWPSLPVRPVKGEILRLRHRPGAPPPPRRVIRARVHGRPLYLVPRGDGIVVGATQYEAGFDTAVTVAGVRDLIADAEAVLPALGEYELWETSAGARPGTPDNLPLIGRLTDRVIVAAGHGRNGILGVPITAEAVAALLADEVLAEAKAAEPHRFSEVSAPSSSGGIR; this is encoded by the coding sequence ATGCGAACTCTGGCCGTCGTGGGTGGGGGTGTGATCGGGCTCTCGGTGGCGTGGCGCGCCGCCGAGTCGGGGTGGTCGGTCACCGTCTTCGATCCGGCCGCCGGTTCCGGTGCGTCCTGGGTTGCCGGTGGCATGCTCGCCCCGCTGTCGGAGGGCTGGCCCGGCGAGGACGAGGCCCTGGAATTCGGCGCGGCCGCGCTGGCGCGCTGGCCGGAGTTCGCCGACCGGATCCGGGCCGCGACCGGTGTGCCGGTCTTCGTGGCCGAGCAGACCCTCACCGTCGCGCTGGACGCCGCCGATGCGGCCGATCTGCGGACCATCGCCGATTTCGTCACCGGGCACGGCCACGAGCTGCGGCTGCTCGATCGTCCGGGGGTGCGCGAGGTGGAGCCGGACCTGGCCCGGACGGTGCGGGCGGGCCTGCTCGCGCCCACCGAACCGGCGGTGGACAACCGGGCGCTGGTCGAGGCACTGCGGCGCTGTTGTGCGCGGGCCGGTGTGCACATCCGCGCCGAATCGGTCTCGGCCGTGGACGATCTCGACCACGATCGGATCGTGCTGGCCACCGGCGCCGCGGCCGCGCGGCTGTGGCCGTCCCTGCCGGTCCGTCCGGTGAAGGGCGAGATTCTGCGCCTGCGGCACCGTCCCGGCGCGCCCCCGCCGCCGCGCCGGGTGATCCGTGCCCGCGTGCACGGCCGGCCGCTGTATCTGGTCCCGCGGGGCGACGGAATAGTCGTCGGCGCAACGCAATACGAGGCGGGCTTCGACACGGCCGTCACCGTCGCCGGGGTCCGCGACCTGATCGCCGACGCCGAGGCCGTGCTGCCCGCGCTCGGCGAATACGAACTGTGGGAGACGAGCGCGGGCGCCCGCCCCGGCACCCCCGACAACCTGCCGCTGATCGGCCGGCTCACCGACCGCGTGATCGTCGCCGCCGGGCACGGCCGCAACGGCATCCTGGGCGTGCCGATCACCGCCGAAGCGGTCGCCGCCCTGCTCGCCGACGAGGTCCTCGCCGAAGCGAAAGCGGCCGAGCCGCACCGATTTTCGGAGGTCTCGGCCCCATCATCATCAGGAGGTATTCGATGA